Proteins encoded within one genomic window of uncultured Sphingopyxis sp.:
- the infB gene encoding translation initiation factor IF-2 produces MSDEQDKPTLSRKPLGLKRTVEAGQVQQQFSHGRRNTVVVEVKRRRVLGRPGEATPAPEAEEVQAAPAPAPAPTPAAPPRPAAPKPAPDSLMTRQERQAQLLREAEEARMAALEENRRREEAARARAAEEEKARAEARQEQAAAKAAEPAPAAVEPAAETPAAAEPQAEAATPRPAATSAAPAPRRFTPVEAPKRPEPKRPEPKTNRSADNRRQSGKLTVTRALNEDEGARARSLAALKRAREKEKRSHMTSSGPREKQVREVVVPDSITVQELANRMAEKGADLVKALFKMGMPVTVNQTIDQDTAELLVTEFGHEIKRVSEADIDIRHDEDVDDAAALKPRAPVVTIMGHVDHGKTSLLDALRGANVQAGEAGGITQHIGAYQVKAKDGSVITFLDTPGHEAFTEMRQRGANVTDIVILVVAADDGLKPQSIEAINHAKAAGVPIIVAINKIDKDGANPQRVRERLLEHELVVEEMGGDVQNVEVSALKKTGLDKLLDAIALQAEIMELKANPDRAAEGTVIEAKLDKGRGPVATILVRRGTLKVGDIFVCGAESGRVRALVDDHGKQIKAAGPSMPVEVLGLGGVPMAGDTLTVVENEARAREVAAYRQEQALKKRTAQAPVSLEGMFSALADKAKVIEYPVVIKGDVQGSVEAIVNALNRLSTDEIRVRVLQSGAGAITESDVTLAAATGAPIIGFNVRPNAKAREIANREKVRFMYYDVIYHLTADVAKEMAGELGPERIENVVGRAEVKEVFPAGKRDKAAGLLVLEGSIRKGLHARLTREDVIVSATTIASLRRFKDDVAEVRAGLECGVVLADTNDIKAGDHLEVFEVELRERTL; encoded by the coding sequence ATGAGTGACGAACAGGACAAGCCGACCCTTAGCCGCAAGCCGCTCGGGCTGAAGCGGACGGTCGAGGCCGGACAGGTACAGCAGCAATTCAGCCACGGCCGCCGCAATACGGTGGTGGTTGAGGTGAAGCGCCGCCGCGTGCTTGGCCGTCCGGGCGAAGCCACCCCGGCGCCCGAGGCCGAAGAGGTCCAGGCCGCGCCTGCCCCCGCCCCTGCGCCCACGCCGGCCGCTCCTCCCAGGCCTGCCGCGCCGAAGCCCGCGCCCGACAGCCTGATGACGCGTCAGGAGCGCCAGGCGCAGCTGCTGCGCGAGGCCGAGGAAGCGCGCATGGCCGCGCTCGAGGAAAATCGCCGCCGCGAGGAAGCGGCCCGCGCCCGCGCCGCCGAGGAAGAAAAGGCGCGCGCCGAGGCGCGTCAGGAACAGGCTGCGGCAAAGGCCGCCGAGCCAGCCCCGGCTGCGGTTGAACCCGCCGCCGAAACACCGGCCGCCGCCGAACCGCAGGCCGAAGCCGCTACGCCGCGCCCGGCGGCGACTAGCGCCGCTCCCGCGCCGCGCCGCTTTACTCCGGTCGAGGCGCCGAAGCGCCCCGAACCAAAGCGCCCGGAGCCGAAGACGAACCGCAGCGCCGACAATCGCCGCCAGTCGGGCAAGCTGACCGTCACGCGCGCACTGAACGAGGATGAGGGCGCCCGCGCGCGCAGCCTCGCGGCGCTGAAGCGCGCGCGCGAAAAGGAAAAGCGTTCGCACATGACCTCCTCGGGCCCGCGCGAGAAGCAGGTTCGCGAAGTCGTGGTGCCCGACAGCATCACGGTGCAGGAACTCGCCAACCGCATGGCCGAAAAGGGCGCCGACCTGGTCAAGGCGCTGTTCAAGATGGGCATGCCGGTCACGGTCAACCAGACGATCGATCAGGACACCGCCGAACTGCTCGTCACCGAGTTCGGGCACGAAATCAAGCGCGTCAGCGAAGCCGACATCGACATCCGCCACGACGAGGATGTCGACGACGCGGCGGCATTGAAGCCGCGCGCGCCGGTGGTGACGATCATGGGCCATGTCGATCACGGCAAGACGAGCCTGCTCGACGCGCTGCGCGGCGCGAATGTGCAGGCGGGCGAGGCCGGCGGCATCACCCAGCATATCGGCGCCTATCAGGTGAAGGCGAAGGACGGCAGCGTCATCACCTTCCTCGATACGCCGGGCCACGAAGCCTTTACCGAGATGCGCCAGCGCGGCGCGAACGTCACCGACATCGTGATCCTGGTGGTCGCCGCCGACGACGGGCTGAAGCCGCAGTCGATCGAGGCGATCAACCATGCGAAGGCCGCGGGCGTGCCGATCATCGTCGCGATCAACAAGATCGACAAGGACGGCGCCAATCCCCAGCGCGTCCGCGAACGCCTGCTCGAACATGAGCTGGTGGTCGAGGAAATGGGCGGCGACGTCCAGAATGTCGAGGTGTCGGCGCTGAAGAAGACCGGGCTCGACAAGCTGCTCGACGCGATCGCGCTGCAGGCCGAGATCATGGAACTCAAGGCCAACCCTGACCGCGCCGCCGAAGGCACGGTGATCGAGGCGAAGCTCGACAAGGGCCGCGGCCCCGTCGCGACGATCCTCGTGCGCCGCGGCACCTTGAAGGTCGGCGACATCTTCGTCTGCGGCGCCGAAAGCGGCCGCGTCCGCGCGCTCGTCGACGATCATGGCAAGCAGATCAAGGCCGCGGGCCCCTCGATGCCGGTCGAGGTGCTCGGCCTCGGCGGCGTGCCGATGGCGGGCGACACGCTGACCGTCGTCGAGAATGAGGCGCGCGCCCGCGAGGTCGCGGCCTATCGCCAGGAACAGGCGCTCAAGAAGCGGACCGCGCAGGCGCCGGTCAGCCTCGAGGGCATGTTCTCGGCGCTCGCCGACAAGGCGAAGGTCATCGAATATCCGGTGGTCATCAAGGGCGACGTGCAGGGTTCGGTCGAAGCGATCGTCAACGCGCTCAACCGCCTGTCGACCGACGAAATCCGCGTTCGCGTGCTCCAGTCGGGCGCCGGCGCGATCACCGAGAGCGATGTGACGCTGGCGGCGGCGACGGGGGCGCCGATCATCGGCTTCAACGTCCGCCCGAACGCCAAGGCACGCGAGATCGCGAACCGCGAAAAAGTGCGCTTCATGTATTATGACGTCATCTATCACCTGACCGCCGACGTCGCGAAGGAGATGGCGGGCGAGCTGGGTCCGGAGCGCATCGAAAACGTCGTCGGCCGCGCCGAGGTCAAGGAAGTCTTCCCGGCCGGCAAGCGCGACAAGGCCGCGGGCCTGCTCGTGCTCGAAGGTTCGATCCGCAAGGGGCTCCACGCGCGCCTCACGCGCGAGGACGTCATCGTCTCGGCAACGACGATCGCGTCGCTGCGCCGCTTCAAGGACGACGTCGCCGAAGTGCGCGCGGGCCTGGAGTGCGGCGTCGTGCTGGCCGATACGAACGACATCAAGGCGGGCGACCACCTCGAAGTCTTCGAGGTCGAGTTGCGCGAACGCACGCTGTAA
- the rbfA gene encoding 30S ribosome-binding factor RbfA, giving the protein MRHKEQSEGPSVRVLRVGEQVRHILSEILARGDVHDDILATHPVSVTEVRMSPDLRHATVFVKPLLGRDEEAVLKALRTNTAYLQREVAHRIRMKYAAKLKFLADESFDEASHIDKLLRDPKVLRDLEGGEAEQS; this is encoded by the coding sequence ATGCGCCACAAGGAACAATCCGAAGGCCCCTCCGTCCGCGTGCTGCGCGTGGGCGAACAGGTGCGCCATATCCTCTCCGAAATCCTCGCGCGCGGCGACGTGCATGACGATATTCTCGCGACGCATCCGGTCAGCGTGACCGAAGTGCGCATGTCGCCCGACCTCCGCCACGCGACGGTGTTCGTGAAGCCGCTGCTCGGCAGGGACGAAGAGGCGGTGCTCAAGGCGCTGCGCACCAACACCGCCTATCTCCAGCGCGAAGTCGCGCACCGCATCCGCATGAAATATGCCGCGAAACTCAAATTCCTCGCCGACGAAAGCTTCGACGAGGCGAGCCATATCGACAAATTGCTGCGCGATCCGAAGGTGCTGCGCGATTTGGAGGGCGGGGAAGCGGAACAGAGCTGA
- a CDS encoding wax ester/triacylglycerol synthase family O-acyltransferase yields MRLMPVTDAMFLWGESREMPMHIGGINLYTLPEGVDETEWLNEQLALLRQSEGLRRPFSEVLKLTPFGQYGPIRLAPDRDIDMHYHVRAAALPKPGRYREMFELASRLHSGLLDRTRPLWEITLISGLPNRQIATFKKVHHALMDGAASIHFYNSMLSADPEERRAASPLSVEAYEAYKRQFPPPKKPARPNLTDIKAIGDFLKEQWGNSVGVTKAMNQYLAAMFGIGGDGLATPFAGVPRTSFNRNITGARRFVAQSWSLERVRAMGKAYDGTINDAVLGMCAGAMRKYLQSLNELPDKPLKAMAPVSIRPKDDIDSGNSVASVTANLATHIDDPATRMAMIQESMNSAKAQLRAMTAAQIQLYTAITSFPMMLTALTRTADKFPAYSVTISNVPGPREQMYWNGARLDGMYPASIPVDGMAMNITQVSNFRNIDFGITACRRSVPHAQRMIDYLEEALVELEAAAGIKGKK; encoded by the coding sequence ATGCGCTTGATGCCGGTGACCGACGCGATGTTCCTGTGGGGGGAGAGCCGCGAGATGCCGATGCACATCGGCGGCATCAACCTCTACACGCTGCCCGAGGGCGTCGACGAAACCGAGTGGCTCAACGAGCAGCTTGCGCTGCTCCGCCAGTCGGAGGGACTGCGGCGGCCGTTCAGCGAGGTGCTGAAACTGACCCCCTTCGGCCAGTACGGCCCGATCCGCCTCGCCCCCGATCGCGACATCGACATGCACTATCATGTCCGCGCCGCCGCGCTGCCCAAGCCGGGGCGCTATCGCGAGATGTTCGAGCTCGCCTCGCGGCTCCATTCGGGGCTGCTCGACCGCACGCGGCCCTTGTGGGAGATCACGCTGATCTCGGGGCTGCCCAACCGCCAGATCGCGACCTTCAAGAAGGTCCACCACGCGCTGATGGACGGCGCCGCGAGCATTCATTTCTATAATTCGATGCTATCGGCGGACCCCGAGGAGCGGCGCGCCGCCTCGCCGCTCTCGGTCGAAGCCTATGAGGCGTACAAACGCCAGTTCCCGCCGCCGAAGAAGCCCGCGCGCCCCAACCTCACCGACATCAAGGCGATCGGCGATTTCCTGAAGGAGCAATGGGGCAACAGCGTCGGGGTGACCAAGGCGATGAACCAGTATCTCGCGGCGATGTTCGGCATCGGCGGCGATGGCCTTGCGACGCCCTTTGCCGGGGTGCCGCGCACCAGCTTCAACCGCAACATCACCGGCGCGCGCCGTTTCGTCGCGCAAAGCTGGTCGCTGGAACGCGTGCGCGCGATGGGCAAGGCCTATGACGGCACGATCAACGACGCGGTGCTGGGCATGTGCGCGGGGGCGATGCGCAAATATCTGCAATCGCTGAACGAACTGCCCGACAAGCCATTGAAAGCCATGGCGCCGGTGTCGATCCGGCCCAAGGACGACATCGATTCGGGCAATTCGGTCGCGTCGGTCACCGCGAACCTCGCGACGCATATCGACGATCCCGCGACGCGCATGGCGATGATCCAGGAGTCGATGAACTCGGCGAAGGCGCAGCTGCGCGCGATGACCGCGGCGCAGATCCAGCTCTATACCGCGATCACCAGCTTCCCGATGATGCTGACCGCGCTGACGCGCACCGCCGACAAATTTCCCGCCTATTCGGTAACGATCTCGAACGTCCCGGGGCCGCGCGAGCAGATGTACTGGAACGGCGCGCGGCTCGACGGCATGTATCCTGCGAGCATCCCCGTCGACGGCATGGCGATGAACATCACGCAGGTGTCGAATTTCCGGAATATCGACTTCGGCATCACCGCGTGCCGCCGCAGCGTGCCGCACGCGCAGCGGATGATCGACTATCTGGAAGAGGCGCTGGTCGAGCTGGAAGCGGCGGCGGGGATCAAGGGGAAGAAATAA
- a CDS encoding thymidine kinase — MAKLYFYYASMNAGKSTTLLQADFNYRERGMETMLWTAALDDRYGAGQITSRIGLLAEAHKFDPDSDLWAAVSGENRQRPLACVLVDEAQFLSREQVLQLARLADEANIPVLCYGLRTDFAANLFPGSAALLGLADALVELKAVCECGRKATMNLRVDEAGRAVVEGAQTEIGGNDRYVAMCRRHFMEKRRQVAGVLADA, encoded by the coding sequence ATGGCAAAGCTCTATTTCTACTATGCCAGCATGAATGCGGGCAAATCGACCACGCTGCTGCAGGCGGATTTCAACTATCGCGAGCGCGGCATGGAAACGATGCTGTGGACCGCGGCGCTCGACGATCGTTATGGCGCCGGGCAGATCACCAGCCGCATCGGCCTGCTCGCCGAGGCGCATAAATTCGACCCCGACAGCGACCTGTGGGCGGCGGTGAGCGGCGAGAACCGCCAGCGCCCGCTCGCTTGCGTGCTCGTCGACGAGGCGCAATTCCTGTCGCGCGAGCAGGTGCTGCAGCTGGCGCGGCTCGCCGATGAGGCGAATATCCCGGTGCTCTGCTATGGCCTGCGCACCGATTTCGCGGCGAACCTGTTCCCCGGATCGGCGGCGCTGCTCGGTCTTGCCGATGCGCTCGTCGAGCTCAAAGCCGTGTGCGAATGCGGGCGCAAGGCGACGATGAACCTGCGCGTCGACGAAGCGGGCCGCGCGGTGGTCGAGGGCGCGCAGACCGAGATCGGCGGCAACGACCGCTATGTCGCGATGTGCCGGCGGCATTTCATGGAAAAGCGGCGTCAAGTGGCCGGAGTGCTTGCCGATGCTTGA
- a CDS encoding GNAT family protein — protein sequence MLDRLYVELADGELRLVKLAEPHREALRAACAADADIWPIYSTSFDSGHFDAAFDALVGHASRMPYAIFAGDTLVGMTAWLRPDVSAQTVEIGNSYIHPAARGTGLNGRLKTLMIDHAFATGIRRIEFRIDERNKRSQAAVAKLGCTKEGVLRSERITWTGHVRDTGLWSLLAEEWAK from the coding sequence ATGCTTGATCGCCTCTATGTCGAGCTCGCCGACGGCGAGCTGCGGCTCGTCAAGCTGGCCGAGCCGCATCGCGAGGCGCTCCGCGCCGCCTGCGCCGCCGACGCCGACATCTGGCCGATCTATTCCACGAGCTTCGATTCCGGGCATTTCGACGCGGCGTTCGACGCGCTGGTCGGGCATGCGAGCCGCATGCCCTATGCGATCTTCGCGGGCGACACGCTCGTCGGCATGACCGCCTGGCTGCGTCCCGACGTCTCTGCGCAGACGGTCGAGATCGGCAACTCCTATATCCATCCCGCTGCGCGCGGCACCGGCCTCAACGGCCGGCTCAAGACGCTGATGATCGACCACGCCTTCGCGACCGGCATCCGCCGCATCGAATTCCGCATCGACGAGCGCAACAAACGGTCGCAGGCGGCCGTCGCCAAGCTCGGCTGCACCAAGGAGGGCGTGCTGCGCTCCGAACGCATCACCTGGACGGGCCATGTGCGCGATACGGGACTCTGGTCGCTGCTGGCGGAGGAGTGGGCGAAATAG
- a CDS encoding DUF6491 family protein, which yields MKNLALSLAAMLLPLSAAAAIEPAEDSRALGVEASIVFPSDSSIRTWRADRDRGIWIQDRRRNWYYGTFAGICRDVDFAQAIGVETRGAGRLDRFASIIVRGERCPLTSFVTSAPPPSKRDKAKDIMGEKPAAN from the coding sequence ATGAAGAATCTCGCACTCTCCCTGGCCGCCATGCTGCTTCCCCTTTCTGCGGCGGCGGCCATCGAGCCCGCCGAAGACTCGCGCGCGCTCGGCGTCGAGGCGAGCATCGTCTTTCCCAGCGACAGCTCGATCCGCACCTGGCGGGCCGACCGCGACCGCGGCATCTGGATCCAGGATCGCCGCCGCAACTGGTATTACGGCACCTTCGCCGGCATCTGCCGCGATGTCGATTTCGCGCAGGCGATCGGCGTCGAGACGCGCGGCGCGGGGCGGCTCGACCGGTTCGCGTCGATCATCGTGCGCGGCGAACGCTGCCCGCTGACCTCCTTCGTCACCTCGGCGCCGCCGCCGTCGAAGCGCGACAAGGCGAAGGACATCATGGGCGAAAAGCCCGCGGCAAATTGA